A genomic region of Palaemon carinicauda isolate YSFRI2023 chromosome 22, ASM3689809v2, whole genome shotgun sequence contains the following coding sequences:
- the LOC137615941 gene encoding uncharacterized protein, whose translation MKNIERKRRRILLKRGLCFNCTNSGHRSDKCPVPNSCKNCTGNHNTAICDNYNPGKRLQSVPSTSAPSNSSSQSTTSRPVVNATPRQHEMAPRPSKDKVDPKQCKSAKITHMSNVDLPRTILPTAMAEINHRQGSKRVRLFLDTGSQKSFISAKTARQLGLPVVGKVALNIAPFGSAEISGQYDVVSCRVEIGRRIVRMKLVAHENVDVPIHNAGYVQVRQHLLSKGVTLADPENRSDELKNVHILVGADYFSYFIIGI comes from the coding sequence atgaaaaatatagagagaaaaagacgtcgcattttgctaaagagGGGCCTATGTTTCAATTGCACTAATtctggtcatcgaagtgataagtgtcctgtccctaactcttgtaagaattgtactggtaaccacaacacagccatttgtgataattataatccGGGAAAACGATTGCAATCAGTTCCCTCCACTTCAGccccaagtaatagtagtagtcagtctacaacatcccgccccgtagtaaatgcgacgcctcgacagcacgaaatggccccccgtccatctaaagataaagtagaccccaaacagtgcaaaagtgcaaagatcaCACATATGTCCAACGTGGACCTCCCACGTACaatcttgccaacggctatggccgaaatcaatcataggcaaggtagtaagcgagtccgcttatttctTGATACGGGGAGCCAAAAAAGCTTCATCTCTGCGAAAACTGCGaggcaattaggcctaccggtggtaggaaagGTAGCGTTGAACATAGCTccgtttggctccgcagaaataagcggacaatatgatgtcgtaagctgtaggGTAGAGATAGGAAGAAGAAtagtacgaatgaagctggtggcacacgagaacgttgacgtcccaatacataatgCTGGTTATGTACAAGTTAGACAGCATCTGTTAAGTAAGGGAGTCACATTGGCCGATCCAGAGAATAGGTCCGATGAGTTGAAAAATGTGCACATTTTAGTAGGGgccgattattttagctacttcatcataggcatctag